The Brumimicrobium sp. genomic interval GCTTAATTACAGCAAACCCAAATGCTCCAATACAATTCAAAGCTACAGGAATAATTTCAGATAATTTAAAACAGATTATAATCGAGAAATTAGGTAAAGAGCATGTCACTTTTCACGCTCCTGTTCCTCATCAATTTGCTATAAGAGCAATGCGAGAAGCTCATATTCTTCTCTTGCTAATACCTCCTAAAACGGGTATAGTTCCCGGGAAAACATTTGAATATATGGCTTCAGGCAGACGTATTATTTGCTTAGGAAAGGAAGACAGTGCTCATATAATAGAAACTTGCCAAGCAGGTGCCTCCTTTGATAGAAATGAAGAGGACAAGTTAGTAGCATATTTACAAAATTCCCTAGATGATTTCAAACAGCAAATCCCTTTCAAGAATAATACTGCTGAAGTGGTAAAATACGCATGGGACTATAAAGCAAAGCAGATTACTACCCTACTAAAGCAGAAGTAATCTGAATTTCATGAGTCAACAATTTATGTATAGGGCATTTATTCGCTATTTCTAATAAACGGGCTTTTTGCTCTTCATCTAAATTTCCAACCAATACAATATCTCGTTCTATAGTTGGCAAGATTCCAGGCTTTTCTCCATGAATAATGCGAATATCCGTTCTAACCCCTTGTAAATCCCATTCTTTACGTTGTGCATACATCTTAAGGGTAGCAGATGTGCATCCTGCTAGTGCTGCGATGATATGCTCATCTGGCGACATCCCTTTGTTCTTTCCACCTATACTTTCAGGTTCATCTATAATAAGTACATGTCCAGATCCAGATTTAACTTCTGTTTCGTAGTTCTCTCTTTTAGTTACTGATGTGATTGTATTCATAGGTTTATTTTTAAAAATTATCTTATTTTATATCATTTACTATCTTATCATAATCAAAGCCAGCTCTTGCTAATGATCGTTTTGCTGCTTCCCACGCAAAAGCAATATTCTTTGTAGGATGGACTGGAACTAAGGATATATTTTTGAATTCCTCTAACAAATTTTCAGTTTGAGCATACGTCAAATGCTGACATATCTCATACATACCTCCCTCTTTTTCTTCTTTTTCATCGTGTTTATCCAACACATATTTTAGCACTTTTATCATCTCTGGAGTGGGCGGAAGAACCATCAAGGAAGTTATTGCTCCATGTTCCAAACGTAGTTGAGCTTGTAAATCAAGAGGTTGATTATTATTTCCTTTTTGTGCTAATGGAAATAGTATTTTTTCCTCCATTTTAATATGGGTCAATAAAGCAATTCTAAATTCGGTATATAAATCCTCATCCACCAAATGAATATTCTCAATGGCCCTTTCAAGAATATCCTCTATTCTTCGATGATCTTGAACGAGAAAATTATATACAGTTTCTTGCATAACAACATTTTCTTAGAAACCATTCAAACAAGTATTTGTTTGTCAGTAATTAGATAAATTCTAAAAATCAGTCAACACCTTACTCTATACGAAGTCCAACATCAAGAACATCAGAAATCGAGGCTTCTTGTGTGGCGTTGGTAATTTTAAAGATATACTTCCCTTTGAGTGGAAAAACTTTAGAATCAAAATAAATCTCATTTGTCACTAAAGTACCCGAAACTTTTCCTATCCAAGATCCATCTGGATTGGCAATGGGTAATTTTTCAGCTACTTTTGAGACAGATCCATCAGGGGAAGTTATCTCTATATATACCCACAAATTGCTGTATAAATATTCCTTAGTTGTACGTAATGATAACAAAAAGTTATGCTGCTTAATTGTATCTTCTATATCCACATGGAAAACAGCTGTATCCTCCTTATCCCAAGATTTATCACCAAAATCATATACCTGATCATAAATAGCTCTTTTGCCGCAACTTTGCAACACTATTATCATCAAGCCAAGCGCTATGAAGGATACAACCTTTTTCATACATCATTCTTATTTATTGGAAGAAGGACCTCCTTTTTGTTGTCCATTTTGAGGTTTTCTTTTCTTCTTCTTCTTTTTCTTTTTAAATTTATCGTCAAAACGATGCAAATCATCTTGCCCAACAATATTGGTATAATCCGATTCTTCTACATCAATTTCTACTTCTTTAAATCCAGCTAGACTTTCAGGTTTTTGCCCATTCTTATTAAGTTCTATAATTTCCTTTACCTTTCCAGGAGAAAGAGAAACCATAGAAGGAGCTACCTCTCTATTTTCTGGTTGGTGTATATACCACATTAAACCTTTGAACACATCCGTTTTTATATGAATTCCTGTTCCTGTTTGAGTACGCAGTTTAACCTCAGTAGAAGGAAAATCTTTCAATGCTTCAATATACATATCTAACTCAAAATTAAGGCAGCATTTTAGTTTACCGCACTGCCCTGCTAATTTCTGAGGATTAATTGATAATTGCTGATATCTTGCAGCCGTTGTACTTACCGTCCTAAAATCAGTTAACCACGTTGAGCAACACAATTCTCGTCCACAGGGACCAATCCCGCCGAGACGAGAAGCTTCCTGACGACTTCCAATTTGTTTCATCTCAATACGGATACGAAATTCATCGGCTAAATCCTTAATCAGTTGTCTAAAATCTACACGACCTTCTGCTGTATAATAGAAAATTGCTTTTGAATTATCTCCCTGAAACTCTACGTCAGATATCTTCATCTCCAGTTTCAACTGAATAGCTAGTTCGCGTGCCTTAAACATAGTTTCATCTTCACGTTTTCTAGCAATAACCCATTTATCTATATCCGCTTGTGAAGCATGTCTCATGATTTGTCTTGCCTCATTCTTTTTAAAATTCGGCTCTTTTTTTTGTAACTGTAATCTGGATAATTCTCCAACAGCTGAAACAATACCTACATCATAACCAGGACTAGCTTCTACAACTACAACGTCACCAACAGTCACGTCAATATCCTTCATATTTCGATAGAAAGCCTTACGACTATTCTTAAAACGCATTTCAACTATATCAAATTGAGTTTTTCCAGTTGGTAGTTGCATATTTGCTAACCAATCAAAAGTACCCAATCGTGTACAACCTCCAGAACTACAGGTACCATTATTACGACACCCTCTCGGCATTCCATTTTCATCCAGTTGTTTTCCTGAATGGGAATCCTCTTCGGTATCACATCCTGTACATCCCATAGTTTTATCTTTTATTTGTACAAAAATAATAAATAAGTTGACCCGTTGTGCATTTAGAATAAAATACCAATTATAATCTTAGACCCCGACACTCCTTCGTCTGTCGGGGTGACAATACAAAAAGGGGGGGGGCAAGGCGGTCGGCAAAGCCGACCGATAGTAACTCCTCACAATTGTCACCCCAAGCAACCAAAGTGCTCGGGGTCTATTTTTTTATATAATTTCTATTTCTGACATCTTTACAAATTCAATTCAGTCCATGTATAGTAGAAATTATCGATTTTATTTATATTTTGTAATGCACAACGGGTTAAATAAGTTGGTAATATTTCATAGTGATTCAGAAAGTTGATCTTAATTAAAGTAAATCTATTTACGGTTTCTTGGATGGTAACTGATGATAGCTTCCCGCATAAAAGATTGA includes:
- a CDS encoding OsmC family protein, giving the protein MNTITSVTKRENYETEVKSGSGHVLIIDEPESIGGKNKGMSPDEHIIAALAGCTSATLKMYAQRKEWDLQGVRTDIRIIHGEKPGILPTIERDIVLVGNLDEEQKARLLEIANKCPIHKLLTHEIQITSALVG
- a CDS encoding gliding motility lipoprotein GldH, with the translated sequence MKKVVSFIALGLMIIVLQSCGKRAIYDQVYDFGDKSWDKEDTAVFHVDIEDTIKQHNFLLSLRTTKEYLYSNLWVYIEITSPDGSVSKVAEKLPIANPDGSWIGKVSGTLVTNEIYFDSKVFPLKGKYIFKITNATQEASISDVLDVGLRIE
- a CDS encoding hemerythrin domain-containing protein, with translation MQETVYNFLVQDHRRIEDILERAIENIHLVDEDLYTEFRIALLTHIKMEEKILFPLAQKGNNNQPLDLQAQLRLEHGAITSLMVLPPTPEMIKVLKYVLDKHDEKEEKEGGMYEICQHLTYAQTENLLEEFKNISLVPVHPTKNIAFAWEAAKRSLARAGFDYDKIVNDIK